The following proteins are co-located in the Wenzhouxiangella marina genome:
- a CDS encoding alanine/glycine:cation symporter family protein, whose translation MLATVTDFLWSYVLVVVLIAIGLVFTVGSRFVQLRYFIEMFRVLGDAFKHHPGQVSSFQALTLSVAGRVGAGNIAGVAVAITLGGPGAIFWMWVVGLIGMATSFFECTLAQAYKTRDNRTATFRGGPMHYIERGLGSRGWGMVFTLLLLGTFGLAFVALQSFTASSSLEQAFGVPPLTTGIALTVVIALTIFGGVQRISRVTEIIVPIMAILYVLIALYVIGTNLGQVPGVLERIVVEAFAPTPAVAGGIGAVIMMGVRRGLFSNEAGLGSAPNVAAVATVPHPVHQGIVQSFSVFIDTAVICTATALIILLSGLTAGSEDGVVLTQLALAEHVGPHGETFVSVILLLFVFSSILYNFYLGENATQWMDPDNPWLFIIFRVLMLLLILWGSVQDLSTIFSFADLTMALLALVNLGALILMLKVCFRLMRDYDEQSRAGHVPVFDPDKFPDLEIDREAWEANRDTVER comes from the coding sequence ATGCTCGCTACCGTTACCGATTTTCTCTGGTCCTATGTGCTGGTCGTGGTGCTGATCGCGATCGGACTGGTCTTCACCGTCGGCTCGCGCTTCGTCCAGCTGCGCTACTTCATCGAGATGTTTCGCGTCCTCGGCGATGCCTTCAAGCACCATCCCGGACAGGTGTCCTCGTTCCAGGCCCTGACCCTGAGCGTGGCCGGTCGCGTGGGCGCAGGCAACATCGCCGGCGTGGCCGTGGCCATCACCCTGGGTGGGCCCGGGGCCATCTTCTGGATGTGGGTGGTCGGCCTGATCGGCATGGCCACGAGCTTCTTCGAGTGCACGCTGGCGCAGGCCTACAAGACCCGCGACAATCGCACGGCCACCTTCAGAGGGGGGCCGATGCACTACATCGAGCGCGGCCTGGGCTCGCGCGGCTGGGGCATGGTGTTCACCCTGCTGCTGCTCGGCACCTTCGGCCTGGCTTTCGTGGCCCTGCAGAGCTTCACGGCCTCGTCCTCGCTGGAGCAGGCCTTCGGCGTGCCGCCCCTGACCACGGGCATCGCGCTGACCGTTGTCATCGCCCTGACCATCTTCGGCGGCGTGCAGCGGATCTCCCGGGTGACCGAGATCATCGTGCCGATCATGGCGATTCTCTACGTGCTGATCGCGCTCTACGTCATCGGTACCAACCTGGGTCAGGTGCCTGGCGTGCTCGAGCGCATCGTGGTCGAGGCCTTTGCGCCGACGCCGGCGGTGGCCGGCGGCATCGGTGCGGTCATCATGATGGGCGTTCGACGCGGCCTGTTCTCGAACGAGGCCGGCCTGGGCAGCGCGCCGAACGTCGCCGCCGTCGCCACGGTTCCGCACCCTGTGCACCAAGGCATCGTGCAGAGCTTCAGCGTGTTCATCGACACTGCAGTCATCTGTACGGCCACGGCACTGATCATTCTGCTATCCGGCCTGACCGCTGGCAGCGAGGACGGCGTGGTGCTGACCCAGCTGGCCCTGGCCGAGCACGTCGGGCCGCACGGAGAGACCTTCGTCAGCGTGATCCTGCTGCTGTTCGTGTTCAGCTCGATCCTCTACAACTTCTACCTGGGCGAGAACGCGACCCAGTGGATGGACCCGGACAATCCCTGGCTGTTCATCATCTTCCGGGTGTTGATGCTGCTGCTGATCCTCTGGGGCTCGGTGCAGGACCTGAGCACGATCTTCAGCTTTGCCGATCTGACGATGGCGCTGCTGGCATTGGTGAACCTGGGTGCGTTGATCCTGATGCTGAAGGTCTGCTTCCGCCTGATGCGCGACTACGACGAACAGTCCAGGGCCGGACACGTGCCGGTCTTCGACCCGGACAAGTTCCCTGATCTCGAGATCGACCGTGAGGCCTGGGAAGCGAACCGGGACACCGTCGAACGCTGA
- a CDS encoding DUF4389 domain-containing protein, with product MNDRTREALSNTDTWARLPVMLLFYLLLAIATPLLMVVSLAGWVMRLFTGERTEGVTEFGDTLAAWFSQTARYLTGGAERRPFPFEDLDCPSDHPARMPSAAAPAPGARAASSASESKVRSSRAASDESSAGKAGGERSSEKQSAAAGSASKKASPKTKASKKTAGKKTAGKKTAGKKKTAKKKTAKKKTARKTSSRKKAASKKTSARPGEGADGDSGQAGGGESGS from the coding sequence ATGAACGACCGTACGCGTGAGGCCTTGAGCAACACCGACACCTGGGCCCGCTTGCCGGTGATGCTGCTGTTCTACCTGCTGCTGGCGATCGCGACACCACTGCTGATGGTGGTCAGTCTGGCGGGCTGGGTCATGCGGCTGTTCACCGGCGAGCGCACGGAGGGGGTGACCGAGTTCGGCGATACCCTCGCTGCCTGGTTCTCGCAGACGGCGCGCTACCTCACCGGGGGCGCCGAGCGACGCCCGTTCCCCTTCGAGGATCTCGATTGTCCCAGCGATCATCCGGCGAGAATGCCCTCTGCGGCAGCGCCGGCGCCTGGTGCCAGGGCTGCATCGTCAGCAAGCGAATCGAAAGTACGATCGAGCCGAGCGGCGAGCGACGAGTCGAGCGCCGGCAAGGCCGGGGGAGAGCGCTCGAGCGAAAAGCAGTCAGCCGCTGCGGGATCTGCCTCGAAGAAGGCCTCGCCGAAGACGAAAGCCAGCAAGAAGACGGCCGGCAAGAAGACGGCCGGCAAGAAGACGGCCGGCAAGAAGAAGACGGCCAAGAAGAAGACGGCCAAGAAGAAGACGGCCAGGAAAACTTCCAGCAGGAAAAAGGCAGCGTCGAAAAAGACCAGCGCCAGGCCAGGTGAGGGAGCCGATGGTGACTCCGGTCAGGCCGGCGGTGGCGAGTCCGGTTCATGA
- the mnmG gene encoding tRNA uridine-5-carboxymethylaminomethyl(34) synthesis enzyme MnmG — protein sequence MAKATNYEVIVIGGGHAGTEAALAAARAGARTLLVTHAIDTIGQMSCNPAIGGIGKGHLVREIDALGGAMGQAADAAGIQWRTLNARKGPAVRATRAQCDRALYRSAIRRLVEHQAGLQLFQQAVDDLIVENGRVCGVRTAMGLDFRAPCVVLTTGTFLGGRIHIGTRNQAGGRAGDAPANALAARLRELPLTVGRLKTGTPPRLDGRSMDFEQLEAQPGDEPRPVFSSLSTPADHPRQVCCFITRTNERTHEIIRSGLDRSPMYTGAIEGSGPRYCPSIEDKVVRFADKSSHQIFLEPEGLESSEWYPNGISTSLPFELQLEFVHSIPGLENAHVTRPGYAIEYDFFDPRDLLPSLESRHLPGLFMAGQINGTTGYEEAGAQGLIAGLNAARQAQEQQAWVPRRDEAYLGVMIDDLVTQGAPEPYRMFTSRAEFRLQLREDNADLRLTERGRELGLIDDRRWQAFVERREAIDAEAARLAALRIGHQSELGQRLRDGLGIPLKKDTTAEELLRRPEIDYPTLMQIEGIGPGVDRPDVAEQVGIRIRYAGYLERQQTEIERQRKAAGESIPEDFDFRVVHGLSAELTEKLERIRPPSIDQAQRIPGMTPAAISQLLVYLKRHRSAA from the coding sequence ATGGCCAAGGCCACCAACTACGAGGTCATCGTCATCGGCGGTGGCCACGCCGGCACGGAAGCCGCTCTGGCCGCGGCGCGGGCCGGTGCGCGCACCCTGCTCGTTACCCATGCGATCGACACGATCGGTCAGATGAGCTGCAACCCGGCCATCGGCGGCATCGGCAAGGGCCATCTGGTGCGGGAAATCGACGCCCTGGGAGGGGCCATGGGCCAGGCCGCCGATGCGGCCGGCATCCAGTGGCGAACCCTCAACGCGCGGAAGGGACCGGCGGTTCGGGCGACTCGCGCCCAGTGCGACCGAGCGCTCTATCGATCGGCCATCCGACGCCTCGTCGAACATCAGGCAGGCTTGCAACTGTTCCAGCAGGCCGTCGACGACCTGATCGTCGAGAATGGCCGCGTCTGCGGCGTGCGCACCGCCATGGGCCTGGATTTCCGGGCACCCTGCGTCGTGCTGACCACGGGCACCTTTCTCGGTGGCCGAATCCATATCGGCACCCGCAACCAGGCCGGAGGACGTGCCGGTGATGCACCCGCCAACGCGCTGGCCGCTCGTCTTCGCGAACTTCCCCTGACCGTGGGCCGACTGAAGACCGGCACGCCCCCACGCCTCGATGGACGCAGCATGGACTTCGAGCAGCTCGAAGCGCAGCCGGGTGACGAACCGCGGCCCGTGTTCTCCAGCCTGAGCACGCCGGCAGATCACCCGCGGCAGGTCTGCTGCTTCATCACTCGCACCAACGAGAGGACCCACGAAATCATCCGTTCCGGCCTCGATCGATCGCCGATGTACACGGGCGCCATCGAAGGCTCGGGGCCGCGCTACTGCCCCTCGATCGAAGACAAGGTGGTCCGCTTTGCCGACAAGAGCTCGCACCAGATCTTCCTCGAACCCGAGGGGCTGGAGAGCAGCGAGTGGTATCCGAACGGCATTTCGACCAGCCTGCCCTTCGAGCTGCAGCTGGAGTTCGTGCATTCCATCCCGGGTCTCGAGAACGCCCACGTCACCCGACCCGGCTACGCCATCGAATACGACTTCTTCGACCCGCGCGACCTGCTGCCCAGCCTGGAATCCCGCCACCTGCCCGGCCTGTTCATGGCCGGCCAGATCAACGGCACGACGGGCTATGAAGAAGCCGGCGCCCAGGGCCTGATCGCCGGCCTGAACGCCGCCCGGCAGGCGCAGGAGCAACAGGCCTGGGTGCCGCGCCGGGATGAGGCCTACCTGGGCGTCATGATCGACGACCTGGTGACCCAGGGCGCGCCCGAGCCGTACCGCATGTTCACCAGTCGGGCCGAGTTCCGACTCCAGCTGCGCGAAGACAACGCCGATCTGCGCCTGACCGAACGCGGTCGGGAGCTTGGCCTGATCGATGACCGTCGCTGGCAGGCCTTCGTCGAACGACGCGAAGCGATCGACGCCGAGGCCGCGCGCCTCGCCGCGCTGCGCATCGGCCACCAGTCCGAACTCGGCCAGCGTCTTCGCGACGGCCTGGGCATTCCGCTGAAGAAGGACACCACGGCCGAAGAATTGCTACGACGGCCGGAGATCGACTACCCCACCTTGATGCAGATCGAGGGCATCGGCCCCGGCGTCGATCGCCCGGACGTCGCCGAGCAGGTCGGCATCCGCATTCGCTACGCGGGCTACCTGGAGCGTCAGCAGACCGAAATCGAACGGCAACGCAAGGCCGCCGGGGAATCCATCCCGGAAGATTTCGACTTCCGTGTGGTGCACGGCCTGTCGGCCGAACTGACAGAGAAGCTCGAGCGCATCCGCCCACCGAGCATCGATCAGGCGCAGCGCATCCCCGGCATGACGCCGGCGGCCATCTCACAACTGCTGGTCTACCTCAAGCGGCACCGCTCGGCAGCCTGA
- a CDS encoding choice-of-anchor Q domain-containing protein: MKSLKQSILAIGLVLLVSNPSHALDFIVNSTADVPDALPGDGLCNPVNALPQTCTLRAAIMEANALGGAHNIALATGVYVLNNLGTGEDQAATGDLDIHAEILILNGTNNPPLISGNATDRIFDVHAGGELTLSNIDLSGGRANEPGTVRGAAVNVRGDARLLLQQSRVSVNLANQGGAIYSDGLVHILDSELFHNAIVADELLPEFSDGAAIFNRGMLLIERSTLRDNGRLPGYDGPLSTTEYAIHSRRGFVTGPAVLIGNTTLFNNTNGVFSDGVPTLITHSTLVNNNQRGLRFLRDLDALGEVQLTVIQSVLYGHTSDCNDLSDAEAEFDLAFNINASSDESCGFTGFNDFQNIAYPFFGGLGDHGGPTPTLMPKSNGPLVDPVGGSCGTLDEDQRSAARPIDGNGIGGAICDIGAVEFNPDGDPEFTDRMFSDRFEQD, from the coding sequence TTGAAATCACTGAAGCAAAGCATTCTGGCCATTGGCCTGGTTCTTCTCGTATCGAATCCGAGCCATGCGCTCGATTTCATCGTCAACAGCACGGCCGACGTGCCCGATGCCCTCCCGGGCGATGGGCTCTGCAATCCGGTCAACGCCCTGCCGCAGACCTGCACCCTGCGTGCAGCGATCATGGAGGCCAACGCCCTGGGGGGCGCTCACAACATCGCCCTTGCGACGGGCGTCTACGTGTTGAACAACCTGGGCACGGGCGAGGACCAGGCCGCGACCGGCGACCTCGACATCCACGCCGAGATCCTGATCCTCAACGGCACGAACAACCCGCCCCTGATCAGCGGCAATGCCACCGACCGCATCTTCGATGTCCATGCGGGCGGTGAGCTGACCCTGAGCAACATCGATCTGTCCGGTGGGCGCGCCAACGAGCCCGGCACGGTTCGGGGTGCTGCGGTCAACGTGCGCGGCGACGCCAGGCTGCTCCTTCAGCAGTCTCGCGTGTCTGTCAATCTGGCCAATCAAGGCGGCGCCATCTACAGCGATGGACTGGTGCACATCCTCGACAGCGAGCTGTTCCACAACGCCATCGTCGCCGACGAGCTGCTTCCGGAATTCTCGGACGGCGCTGCGATCTTCAATCGAGGCATGCTGCTGATCGAGCGCTCCACGCTTCGCGACAATGGCCGCCTGCCCGGTTACGACGGACCCCTGTCGACCACGGAGTACGCCATCCACAGCCGACGTGGCTTCGTGACCGGTCCTGCGGTTCTGATAGGCAACACCACCCTGTTCAACAACACCAACGGGGTCTTCTCCGACGGCGTGCCGACCCTGATCACTCATTCGACTCTCGTCAACAACAATCAGCGCGGCCTTCGGTTCCTGCGCGATCTCGATGCGCTCGGCGAGGTTCAGCTCACGGTCATCCAGAGCGTGCTCTACGGTCACACCTCGGACTGCAACGACCTGAGTGATGCCGAGGCCGAATTCGATCTGGCCTTCAACATCAACGCCAGCTCGGACGAGAGCTGCGGCTTCACCGGCTTCAACGATTTCCAGAACATCGCCTATCCGTTCTTCGGTGGGTTGGGCGATCACGGCGGCCCGACCCCGACCCTGATGCCGAAGTCGAATGGCCCCCTGGTCGATCCGGTCGGGGGGAGCTGCGGTACGCTGGACGAGGATCAGCGGAGTGCTGCCCGGCCCATCGACGGCAATGGAATCGGCGGTGCGATCTGCGACATCGGCGCGGTCGAATTCAACCCCGACGGCGATCCGGAATTCACCGACCGGATGTTCTCCGATCGCTTCGAGCAGGACTGA
- the sppA gene encoding signal peptide peptidase SppA, which produces MTTHRPNILVRLWLGFWNGVTALRMAVFNILFLIVLALVLRAIFAGGEALVLDDDTTLVISPRGVIVEEYVGTPFERAVNEALGQELPQTRLRDIVATLEFAAGDDKVTQVLIQTDRLIGMGPGMLNELEQAFTRFRESGKRVIAHGGWMSQGQYFMASLADEIWLDRDGMVLLQGYGMYRQYYADGLEMLEVDVNLIRVGEYKSAMEPYIRNDMSEADREARQYLIDDLWQRYLDHAASNRGMPVEVLADLTNNFPAYLEQAGGSMSQMALDRGLVDRLVSRPELRSELALSGASDEESGYRRIGMSEYLEGRQLMTTPGDRQVGVIVAQGTIVEGSQPPGTIGGDSTARLIRQAAQDDKIEAVVLRIDSGGGSAFASEVIRTELMNLRDAGKPVVVSMGNVAASGGYWIAMGADEVWAYPTTITGSIGIFGFFPTFQNTLAKIGVYTDGVGTTPLSGALRPDMAMDEETRRMLQNFIDHGYQEFIGLVAEHRNMSVEDVDAVAQGRIWTGAQAQDRGLVDHLGTLSDAIDSAARMAGLGEDYDVTYVEQGMEPWQAFLTGMGARALSMAGAELAPPEARVLPDDLRRRLVEDMALLYEHAGPGRTGVMAHCLCDVPR; this is translated from the coding sequence ATGACTACCCATCGCCCGAATATCCTCGTTCGCCTCTGGCTCGGTTTCTGGAACGGCGTGACTGCCCTCCGCATGGCCGTGTTCAATATCCTTTTCCTGATCGTGCTGGCCCTGGTGCTGCGGGCGATCTTTGCCGGGGGTGAGGCCCTGGTACTCGACGATGACACGACCCTGGTCATTTCGCCGCGAGGCGTGATCGTCGAGGAATACGTCGGTACGCCCTTCGAGCGGGCGGTCAACGAGGCGCTGGGTCAGGAGCTGCCGCAGACGCGGCTGCGCGATATCGTGGCCACGCTGGAGTTCGCTGCCGGCGACGACAAGGTGACCCAGGTCCTGATCCAGACCGATCGCCTGATCGGCATGGGTCCCGGCATGCTCAATGAACTCGAGCAGGCCTTCACCCGTTTCAGGGAGTCCGGCAAGCGGGTCATTGCCCACGGTGGATGGATGTCGCAGGGGCAGTACTTCATGGCCTCCCTGGCCGACGAGATCTGGCTCGATCGCGATGGCATGGTCCTGCTGCAGGGCTATGGCATGTATCGTCAGTACTATGCGGACGGCCTCGAGATGCTCGAAGTCGACGTCAATCTGATCCGCGTGGGTGAGTACAAGTCGGCAATGGAGCCCTACATCCGCAATGACATGTCCGAGGCCGATCGCGAGGCGCGCCAGTACCTGATCGACGATCTCTGGCAGCGCTACCTCGATCATGCCGCGTCCAATCGCGGCATGCCGGTCGAGGTGCTGGCTGATCTGACCAACAATTTCCCGGCCTATCTGGAACAGGCGGGCGGCAGCATGAGCCAGATGGCGCTGGATCGCGGTCTGGTCGACCGCCTGGTCAGCCGGCCGGAACTGCGCTCGGAACTTGCCCTGAGCGGCGCCTCCGACGAGGAGAGCGGCTACCGCCGAATCGGCATGTCCGAATACCTCGAGGGTCGTCAGCTCATGACGACGCCGGGTGATCGTCAGGTCGGCGTGATCGTGGCCCAGGGCACCATCGTCGAGGGCAGCCAGCCGCCGGGTACCATCGGGGGCGATTCCACCGCACGTCTGATCCGCCAGGCGGCGCAGGACGACAAGATCGAGGCCGTGGTGCTGCGCATCGACTCGGGCGGCGGCAGTGCCTTTGCCTCCGAGGTGATTCGCACCGAGCTGATGAATCTGCGTGATGCCGGCAAGCCCGTGGTGGTGAGCATGGGCAATGTCGCGGCCTCGGGTGGCTACTGGATCGCCATGGGCGCCGACGAAGTCTGGGCCTATCCCACGACCATCACCGGTTCCATCGGCATCTTCGGGTTCTTCCCGACCTTCCAGAACACCCTGGCCAAGATCGGCGTCTACACCGACGGGGTCGGTACCACGCCACTGTCGGGCGCCCTGCGGCCGGACATGGCGATGGACGAGGAAACCCGGCGCATGCTGCAGAACTTCATCGACCATGGCTACCAGGAGTTCATCGGTCTGGTGGCCGAGCACCGCAACATGAGTGTGGAAGACGTCGATGCCGTCGCCCAGGGACGTATCTGGACCGGCGCCCAGGCCCAGGACCGAGGTCTGGTGGATCACCTCGGCACGCTCAGCGACGCGATCGATTCCGCCGCCCGCATGGCCGGCCTGGGTGAGGACTACGACGTCACCTATGTCGAGCAGGGTATGGAGCCCTGGCAGGCCTTCCTGACCGGTATGGGCGCACGGGCGCTGAGCATGGCCGGCGCCGAACTGGCGCCGCCGGAGGCGCGGGTGCTGCCCGACGATCTCCGTCGCCGTCTGGTCGAAGACATGGCCTTGCTCTACGAGCATGCCGGTCCCGGTCGGACCGGCGTGATGGCGCACTGCCTCTGCGACGTGCCGCGCTGA
- a CDS encoding metal-dependent hydrolase, which produces MTQGVVGSLWALPAARRERLRLAAAVGWIGGMAPDLDVLIRSSTDTLLSIEYHRHFTHSLFFIPIGGLIVALVLWPLLRKRVDFGLLYLWATLGYASHGLLDACTSYGTYLLWPLAETRFAWNWISVIDPLFSGPLAVLLALFLWRRRRWALIAAWVWGLAYLGLGGLQNHRAEERLQVWADQQGLRVERLVAKPAFANLVLWRGLVDDGERYHLAALRMLPGEGERIWEGGSVRRFERPRLDADSRLERDLDRFEHFSSRWLFRYPDYDRDGRWFVGDFRYAIDPASQRPLWGIELDPDDPESRARYTTPRRVTESERTAFFQRLLGEESSQPRLERD; this is translated from the coding sequence GTGACCCAGGGTGTGGTCGGCAGCCTCTGGGCACTGCCCGCGGCGCGGCGGGAGCGTCTGCGTCTGGCGGCGGCGGTGGGCTGGATCGGCGGCATGGCACCCGATCTGGACGTGTTGATCCGGTCCTCGACCGACACCCTGCTGTCGATCGAGTATCACCGCCACTTCACCCACTCGCTGTTCTTCATCCCGATCGGCGGGCTGATCGTGGCGCTGGTGTTGTGGCCATTGTTACGAAAGCGCGTGGATTTCGGCCTGCTCTATCTCTGGGCCACCCTGGGCTACGCTTCGCACGGCCTGCTCGATGCCTGCACCTCCTACGGGACTTACTTGCTCTGGCCCCTGGCCGAGACGCGCTTCGCCTGGAACTGGATCAGCGTCATCGATCCGCTGTTTTCCGGACCCCTGGCCGTTCTGCTGGCGCTGTTTCTTTGGCGTCGCCGTCGCTGGGCATTGATTGCTGCCTGGGTCTGGGGCCTGGCCTATCTCGGTCTCGGCGGACTGCAGAATCATCGAGCCGAGGAGCGCTTGCAGGTCTGGGCCGATCAGCAGGGGCTTCGGGTCGAGCGCCTCGTCGCCAAGCCCGCCTTCGCCAACCTCGTGCTCTGGCGCGGCCTGGTCGACGATGGCGAGCGCTACCATCTGGCCGCCTTGCGCATGCTGCCGGGGGAGGGTGAACGGATCTGGGAGGGTGGGTCCGTGCGTCGCTTCGAGCGGCCGCGGCTCGACGCCGACAGTCGTCTCGAGCGCGACCTCGACCGCTTCGAACACTTTTCGTCGCGCTGGCTTTTCCGCTATCCGGACTACGATCGCGACGGGCGCTGGTTCGTCGGCGATTTCCGCTACGCCATCGACCCGGCCAGCCAGCGCCCGCTCTGGGGCATCGAGCTGGATCCGGACGACCCGGAATCGCGTGCACGTTACACTACCCCCCGCCGTGTGACCGAGTCGGAGCGCACGGCCTTCTTCCAACGGCTGCTCGGAGAGGAATCGTCCCAGCCCAGGCTCGAAAGGGACTGA
- a CDS encoding MATE family efflux transporter has translation MAPIPENQGLRHDVIRTLVLAGPLVVGQLTSFGMNFVDTVMAGRIGTVDLAAIAVGSSIWAAGFLFVLGVLLAVSATVSQLDGAGRRHQVGEFTRQAIWLSLMLAVVLFLAVRSAGWIMGAIDVEAQVAELSMDYLRAISWGAPALCAMMALRFFSEGTGYTRPTMYVGLLGIACNVPLNYVLMFGKLGVPAMGAVGAGWATAIVFWLQLFALTAWIAWRPRYAPFALFARLSRPNAREILSLLRLGLPIGVMVFLEGGLFVGTALLIGTLGALPVAAHQVAMNYAGLMFMVPVGLSGAITVRVGNAIGRGDVLGARRAGLVGMGLATCFGLVSATVMLTVPEWIVGFYTSEAEVASLAVSLLFFAAIFQLADCLQASAAGALRGLKDTRMPMVYSIIAYWAIGLSCGWFLTFRMEFGPEGMWIGIITGLSVAAVLLSHRFLRITQQRLRLIR, from the coding sequence ATGGCGCCAATCCCGGAGAATCAAGGTCTGCGCCACGATGTGATTCGAACGCTGGTGCTGGCCGGCCCCCTGGTGGTCGGTCAGTTGACCAGCTTCGGCATGAACTTCGTCGACACGGTCATGGCCGGTCGAATCGGCACCGTCGACCTGGCCGCCATCGCCGTCGGTTCGTCGATCTGGGCCGCCGGTTTCCTGTTCGTGCTCGGCGTCCTGCTCGCCGTCTCGGCCACCGTGTCCCAGCTCGACGGGGCAGGGCGTAGACATCAGGTCGGCGAATTCACCCGCCAGGCCATCTGGCTGTCGCTGATGCTGGCGGTGGTGCTGTTTCTGGCCGTGCGCAGCGCCGGTTGGATCATGGGAGCCATCGACGTCGAGGCACAGGTGGCCGAGCTGTCGATGGACTATCTGCGCGCCATCAGCTGGGGCGCGCCCGCCCTGTGCGCGATGATGGCGCTGCGCTTCTTTTCCGAGGGCACGGGCTACACGCGACCGACCATGTACGTGGGCCTTCTCGGCATCGCCTGCAATGTGCCGCTGAACTACGTGCTCATGTTCGGCAAGCTCGGCGTGCCGGCCATGGGTGCCGTTGGTGCGGGTTGGGCGACGGCGATCGTATTCTGGCTGCAGCTGTTCGCCCTGACCGCCTGGATCGCCTGGCGGCCCCGCTATGCGCCGTTTGCCCTGTTTGCCCGGCTGAGCCGTCCGAACGCGCGGGAAATCCTGTCCCTGCTCCGCCTGGGTCTGCCGATCGGCGTGATGGTGTTTCTCGAAGGCGGCCTGTTCGTCGGTACGGCCCTGCTGATCGGCACGCTCGGGGCGCTGCCCGTGGCGGCTCATCAGGTCGCAATGAACTACGCCGGATTGATGTTCATGGTGCCGGTGGGCCTGTCCGGCGCCATCACCGTGCGCGTCGGCAACGCCATCGGCCGCGGTGACGTGCTCGGGGCGCGTCGGGCCGGCCTGGTCGGCATGGGCCTGGCCACCTGCTTCGGCCTCGTCTCGGCCACCGTCATGCTGACGGTTCCCGAGTGGATCGTGGGCTTCTACACGAGCGAAGCCGAAGTGGCGTCATTGGCCGTGAGCCTGTTGTTCTTCGCCGCGATCTTCCAGCTGGCCGACTGCCTTCAGGCATCGGCGGCGGGGGCGCTGCGCGGACTGAAGGACACCCGGATGCCGATGGTCTATTCGATCATCGCCTACTGGGCGATCGGTCTGAGTTGTGGCTGGTTCCTGACCTTCCGCATGGAATTCGGCCCCGAGGGGATGTGGATCGGCATCATCACGGGCCTGAGCGTGGCCGCGGTCCTGCTGAGCCACCGGTTCCTGCGGATCACGCAGCAGCGTCTGCGGCTGATCAGGTAA